The Gossypium hirsutum isolate 1008001.06 chromosome D06, Gossypium_hirsutum_v2.1, whole genome shotgun sequence genome contains the following window.
TCCAAGCACCAAGTCAATTCTCTCCCGGAAAACTTGCAGAAATGGGAAAACCCATCAAGTGTTTCCTCTCAAACTTCCATGGGGGATGACCATTTAAAAAGACTTGAATTGGAGTTTCAATTTACCAAAGAGAAATTGGTTCGTGCGCAAGAAGGTGAGCGAGCTTCTTCATTACCGATGCAGAAGAAAACAACAATAAAGCCATGGATGATTTAGCCTTGGCATTGAAAGAAGTGATAACAGAAGCAAACGAAGCCAAGGACAAGCTGTCTGCAACACCATTTGAGCTGAAGAAAACAAAAGGGTTGGtagaaaatttgaagatgaagctGAAAATGGTGGAAGGAAAGTACAAGGGAGCAAAGAAAGATGTATAGTTTAGGAATCAAATtgataattaatcatttaaattaacgttttacatcattatttaataaataaaaattgacaGGAAATTAATTTACATGTTTcgaaatatataaaagttaatttatctatttttcaatagaaaaattgaaaTGCAACTGCCTCTAAATACATTTGTACCCTTAACATACCGCAAGATATGTTTCACAGCTGTCCAATGCGCATCATAAGGTTTATGCATATATTGACTCATTTTAGTGATAGAAAAGGACAAATCAGGACGAGTTAAACACGAATACTGCAGACTGCCTACAACTTGTTGATAAATAGTACCATCTGACAAAGGCGACCCAACCAAGGATGTAAGAGTCGGTGAACTTACCATAGGAGTGTTCACTGGCTTGGCATTCATCATGTTAACACGTTCTAGCAACTCACGAGCGTACTTTTGCTAAGACACATGCATCCAATCCTGATGTTTGAACACCTCAAGCATAAGAAAGAAACTCAACTCCCCTAAATCTTTAAGAGAAAACTGACGATCAAGACAGGAAATAACGTTTAATTCAGCACAATCACCACCCGTaacaataatatcatcaacatagacaaGGAAATAAACATTTCCAACATTTGTGTGCTTGTAAAACAATGAAGAATCAGCTCTTGAAGgcttaaaattcaatttttgtaCTAAAAAATTCCTCAACTTTTCAAACCAAGTTCTTAGGGCTTGTTTAAGACCATATATGGCCTTATTCAACCTACATGCCAAGGGCTGCCCATGGTCATCAACCACTTCAAACCCAAGAGGCTGCTTCATGTAAATATCCTCAGCTAGGTCTCCATTTAAAAACGCATTGTTCACGTCAACCTGTCGAAGTTTCCACTTTCGTGACACAGCTAAGGTAAGAATCAGACGCACAGTATTGGCTTTGACAACTGGATTCAAAGTCTCATAATAATCCAGTCCAGCTGGTTAAGAGAATCTTTGAACAACCAAACAAACCTTATTGCGTGCTACACTTCCATCAGAATTCTTCTTGATCTTGAACAACCATTTGCATCCGACTAAAGATCGATTGCCAGTACTGGAACTAAATTCCATGTATGATTTCGAATTAAAGCTTGAAGCTCATCATTAATAGCTTGCTTCCAAGGAGGAATCGCCATTGCCTCATGAATAGTTTAAGGCTCCACATTACTAATCATTACCATATACGCCTTTGGTTTGTAAAACCCCATTTTACTCCTAGTCATCATGGGGTGACAATTCACTGAAGTAGGCCTCTGCTGCTCAACAATTGGCGTTAAAGTACCTATTGGACTTATTGAAGTATAGCCAAGAACACCATTCGAAGAAGAATCCAATGCACTAGTATCACTAGCTGGACTAGAATCAGCTCTAGATTGCGCTGAAATCTCTGCGGTAGGAACCTTGAACACTGGCAAGGTAGTAATAGCTCTCGTGTACCGACCAGACTTGTTGTCAGTGACAGATACTACAGAAGGTGACACTTGAGCAAATGGAAATTCATTTTCATCAAAACAAACATGTCGAGAAATGTAAACATGTCTAGATCGACTAATGCATTTATATCCCTTGTGATTGGAAGCATAACCAAGAAATGTACAAGGGGCAGACCTGTATTGGAGCTTGTGTCGATTATATGGTCGGAGAAGTGGATAGCAAAGACAGCCAAAAATACAAAGTTGACGATAATCAGGTTTGTGACAAAAGAGTTGCTCGTGTGGATATACACCATGTAATACCTTTGTTGGAAGAACATTCATGATGTGCACAGTAGTAGCAAACGCATCATCCCAGTAAGAAATAGACAAGGAAGCTTGAGCTAACAACGTCAGTTCTGTTTCAAAAATCTGTTGATGGCAACGTTCAACTAGGCTATTCTGTTTCGAGGTTTGCGGACACGACACACGATAAACAATTCCACATTGTTAAAGATACAAGTCAAAAGATTGAAACTCGCCACCTATATCAGTTTGAAGTTGTTTGAGTTTAACACCTAACTGTAGCTCAACACATTTCTTGAATGACATAAACGCAGAAAACGCATCAGATTTCTTTTTAAGGAAATAGATCCAAGTGTACCGAGAGAATGAATCAACAAAAGACAAATAGTATTAATAACCAGAGGAGTAACAAGAAGCTAGCCCCCATACATTAACAACCACAAGTTCTAAGGGAGAAGTATACACGGAATCAAAGGAACCAAAGGGCAATTTGTGCCTTTTCCCAAGTTTACAAGCATTACACAATGAGTAATTATTATGTCTAGATACTCTAATAGTACAAGCATTCAAAACACTACTAACAATACTATGTGATGGATGACCTAATCTTTGATGCCACTTGTCAAACCTAGTATCTGACCCCTGCTGTTGAAGAGACTCTATACGAGATGTACTTACAACATTAAAAGTGAAGTAAGATTTAACAGTATCAAATCAATACAGCCATTCAATTCATTTCCACAAAGCAATGTCTGATAAGTCTTCAGATCATTGACATAACAACAGTTAGGATAAAACTCAAAAAATACACTATTGTCCTTTGCAAACTTAAAAACAGACAATAAATTCTTACCAACATCAGGAACATACAATAGGTCATTAAGCAACAACGGACTAAAATCATTAGCCAAGATAGTTGAACCACCAACATACGTAATAGGTATAGAGAGGCCATTACCTATAATGACCTTACCTCCTCCATTGTACAAACGAGCATCTGAAAGTTTCGCCGAGTCACTCGTCATTTGAGTAGTGGCACCACTGTTTGGATTCCACACCGGATCTACAATTGTAGAAAGACTAACAAGCATAGGTGATCCAGTCGATTTCGCAGTATGACCGCCCATCGAAAAAGATGACTAAGATAAAAGATCAGATCGACGATGCACACAGTCAAAATCATAAGCAGAAGAACTATGTGATATCTGATCAACGACAGAAGGCATGTGAAATTGATGACTTGGGCCACGGTGAATTGAATCCATCTCAGAAATTGCAGGCTAAATCTGACGAAGTTGACCACATGCTACTGGATCAGAAGCATAGTAAGGAGGCTGCAACCCAGACCAATGTGATCCACCATCCGTACAACACATGTATGTAGTAATGGGCTTTCGACCCACATGAGAGGCAAATCTAACCCAACTAGAACGCTCACTATCATCCCTCGTACTAGGGTTTTCCCCTTCGTCGTTGGACACCAAATCATACCTGTAGAAACATCTCCGAGCAAAATGCCCAAACTTCCCACAGATCTGACATTAAGGTTTTGCATTACCACCATGTCATCCTCGACCTCGACCATGACGAGAAATATGAGATCCTCGTGACGAATGAAACATATCTAGTGGCGGTTGTCCGGCATACGATGGAACATTTTGTGCTGAAGCAGTCTTATTCACCACCACAACATTCGCTAAAAATGACACCTAGATAAATGCCCTTGTTGCCGAGCCTCAGCATCCAGAAGAGCAGTTGTGACACCTTGTAGATCAAATGGCACTCTGCTCGTAGAGATAATTGACACCACGTGATCAAACTCTGGCAGTAAACCATTCAAAATAGTAGACTGTTGTTCTTCCATTGTTACTCGTTGACCACACCCTGCCAAGGAATCACAGAGATGCTTGGTTTCCGCTAAATAGGCAGAAATGGACAACTCATCTTTCCGAACATTATGCGACAATGACCGATAGCGCTTGGCCTTAGTGTTTGAGTGAGACCCAAAGATAAACATAAGAGCCTGCAACAACTCATAAGACGAACCAGAATTCCCAACTAACTGATTATGCAACGATAGACTGATAGTCGAAAGAAGCCACGCTGCAAGTGCGGAATAATTTAAAACTAATACTTTTTCAGAATAATTTTTCCTTAATTGCAATGGAGTTACCAATTGCCAGTTCTACTTGATTGAGTTCGTGAATGAATTTAGTTCAATTTGCTAGGTCTTTAATTACTTAGTGTAGAATGTTTGGTTATACTTGCAGCCCCTACAGCACGCCCCCTCGGAAAGATGACCATAAAGGCTGATCTTATTTTTGAAGAACACAGCTAAGTTCCTAAAAGTCATAAATACTCTGTGCATAAATTCCAGTTTTAAAGACTCATTGTTGTAGTTTTATCCATGCAGTTGGAGTTGATCGGTATGAAAAACTTCTGCTAGTTAAGGAGAGCAAATCAAATGCCGATCTTAAACGTGCAAGGAAACTGGCTCAGTTTTTTACTCCTAAAGAAGTTTATGTTATAGAAGATAACAATGAAGCCATACATAAATCTTTTGCCGAAAGACCTCCCGATTCGATTGAATCTAAAAAGGAAAGTTCTTCAATGTAAGGACCAGAGAATTCTTCTGAATTTCAAGTAGCTCATTTCAGTTACACCCTTTTATCTTGTCATCTAAATCCCTTTTTATTGTGAGCCCAGTTTGAACCTCTTGGATGAAGAACTAGAAGGTATGGGAATATGCTGTGATTTTCATTGAATATCCTAGTATCTTTTTTCCTATTTCACGCAGCATTTTCGCCTAAAAGAAATTCTGTAGGAGAGCTTGCTTCTAGAATTGAAAATGATGATTGTAAAATCATCACTGAGTAATCAATATTTGACCATATACGAGAAGAAGCCAAGAACTTTCCTCTCTCGACTCCAAACAATGCCTATTCTCCATCACCTGGAGGCTTAATTCTCACAAGAAAATGTTCTTCTAACCAAGAGAAGCAAAATTCGTCAACAAATATTGCTTGATCCTTTGCCAGAATCCACAGGGACAGAATAGATTGCTGATGATCACAATAACAATCTAACCGGAAAGTATCATATTACTATTGGGAGCTCAGTTACAATTAATCTCACGGATGAATCAAGTacatttttacgaaaattttgtACGTAACTCGTCATTTCTTATTCTAGTTTGGTTTTTAAAATGTTACTTGGTCACCCTAAGTTATCTTCCATCTGAACATGAAGCTTTCTCGTTCAAAAGTCTGACTGAAGAAGCAATATTTGATCACATAAGAAAAAAAGTCCAAGAAATTTCCAGTAATCAATACGCTAAAGTCTATTGATACCGACTGTTGGATCTGTACCGAGGAACACAAATCAGGCTGTGTTCTTTATTGCATCTGAGATGGGCTTTTGCATGTAAAAACACTTTTATCTGAAAAGCAATAAAGAACGAACTTCATCTCTTGCAAATTTTCAGCATTTTTGAAGTGCTTTTGGGCAGATGAAAAAGcatatttttttagctttttcagCCACAAAGTGCTTTTGGGCTGGTCTTTTACTTTTTTAGCCACACAACACACAACAACGCTGGTTCTTTGTTTTCATCCAAAAAGCACTTTGCTTCCATCTCTTTTCATTGCAGGTTCTTTGTTCCTCTGTCGGTTCTTTGTTCCTCTTCTCTACCACCGGTGAgtttatctttttcttcttcttctgtaTATTTTTGTTTGTCTTTATTATGAGAttgatttttatcattatttttctgTATATTTTCTCCTCTTCTCCACCACCGGTGCTTCTCTTTGGAGGATTTTTTTTCTCCCATTCAAAACCCACATTCAGGAGACCATCATCTCTCTTTCTCTGGCAGGAGGAGAATGTTAGGATTTTATTTTTGAGTAATCATGAACATTTCTTTTGTTGTCTAAATGCTTCTTGATCACTCTGCACTGACTTTTAATCTTCACCATATCTAGGTAACAAGTCAGGAGACCAACCTAGTGGCTAGATGTCGACGGGTATACGGCCATGCTCATGATTATCACATCAATTCTATTTCAAATAACAGGTAGCTAGTGGGTTttgtttttattacaattttgtGGTGTTTTGGCTCCGTATGTTAGTATTATTTGAAAATCAATTGAAGAGGAAGTATTCTTTTTCTGGGATAATATGTAGAATCACACATCTTACATTTTTCTTCTCTGATGGGAAAATAAGTCTTCATTAGCTTAGTCTCTTGAATTCCCTCACCAAGATTTCTAGCCTGATAAATTGCTTAACCTTTcgttctttattattattagtgttttttttttggctGCATCATTATGAGATGTCTCTTGAGAAACTGATGCCATCTAGTTTAGGTTCTGGATTGGAGTATAAATTTAAACTGTTATTGATTGCACTTCTAGGCTCTCTTCCCCCCTTCCCATTCAAAGTTTGCATTCTGGAGAAGGCATATGATTCTCTAGTTGTAATGGTAAAGGATGATTGTTTCTTTAAATAATGATATAACGAATCATGGTTCCTTCCTGATAAATTTCTGTTGCTAAACTTGTGTTGTCATGTCCGAGCAAGAAGCTGCCATTCTGAAATGGTCTAGGAGGACACTGTTCATGCTTTAGAAATGAAGGCTGATTCATAATCTTGAGAAAACTGGAGAACTTCTGAACCATAGGACATAAATGCTATggatattcttattttttttaggcTTTGGAGCCATCACATTTGAGTGAGAACATGGTTAATGGCCTATATCAACTGAGCATACTTCGTCTAATGCAACCCTTGAAACATTAGATTGTTTAGTTCATGGAATATTTggatctagaaatattaaacttaTCACAGAATTATCTAGTACGTGTCTTGAAGTTTAATTGTCTGCTCACCATGTCTCTGTACTATTGTTATTCTTATTCATGTAATTTGTTTTGAAGTCCGTATGGTGATGTTTAAGCTTTTAGCTTGTATACAGTTTGTATGTCACTGGTAAATAGTGACaagcatgtttgtgaatgtttgaaAACACTTCCCATTTCAGTGTTTTGCATTTAATATTAGCTTGAGCGAAGATATACTGATGGTCTCTCTATCTCTGTCTCTCTTATAATTCCTAGTGATGGAGAAACTTTTATATCAGCCGATGATCTACGTATAAATCTTTGGAACTTGGAAATTAGCAATCAAAGTTTCAATATTGTCGATGTAAAGCCTGCAAACATGGAGGATCTAACTGGTAAGCCtattctattttggtactttagtCTGCTGCTTTCACTTCTTAAAGCATATGCAAGTTCAGTGTTGTTCAATATATTTGCAAAAGTAATGGTTATTGTAATGTCTATCATTGCAGAGGTTATAACATCAGTACAGTTTCACCCTACCCACTGTAATATGCTAGCATATAGTAGTTCAAAGGGCTCAATTCGCCTCATTGATTTGCGGCAATCAGCTTTGTGTGATTCTCATGCCAAATTGCAACTGGTTTACCGTTTTTAGTTTCTTTCGTTGAATTTACTGAGATTTGCACCAAAAATTGAACTATTGTTATTATCCTAAAGTTTAGATTTAAACAAAATATGTTCTGTGAACGTGAGGCTACTTCATGTATTTGGTGGGTTTTTAGAGAATCATATCTCTTTACTCATATTTAGATATGTATTGGACGCAAGTAGGATATATTTCAGTTTCAGTTAAGTTGTGCTTTATACAATATTACTTGTAACTATACTTGTATAACTTCTTAAAAAAATATTGGCCACAAGTATTTCAAAACATCAAGGTCTCCTTGCTGATATTGTGCTTAAAAGTCTTGGCTAAATATTAGATAAATTCTGTAGCATTGAAGTTTTGTCCGTAGCAAATAACTCTAATCATAGGTAAatattagataaatatttttacaattttgggTCATTATTATTTTCGAATTTGAGTTTCTTAAGATGATTaattttttatggtaaatttgatcaaatttacTATATTCTTGTCATAGGATCCTTCATCGAGCCACTAAACAACTATATTTAGTAATATCCAATGTATGCACAGACtgcattaataacatataatttttaTGCCTGGTAGTTTGCTATTTCGCTGGTTAGCCAACTGAACTGATCGCGTTGCTTATCTGCATTGCAATTAGCtttataacttttatatataaatttgagaaaatttaactgggcatatgagaatattattgattcagaaaatttGCATGGTCGAGAAAGTGATGATAATgacgacgacgatgatgatgGTGACGATGACGGTGAATCAAACaattcaagtggttttgaaatggaattaacaagagatgctatagcttttagtttaatgaattcactttaaattgttaatgctattgtaaaatttttagtatttatatttggtatataaatattatccctttttaaaactttaatccaaatatatgtaatattttaatttgttaggtttatgttttctatgttatgttaatatctaatatgagttatatattcaaatacattttaaaataaaataatacaaatatgttaaaagcattaattaaaaataaaaaataatttttataataatacaattgtgtcaatatctaattacaaatatttaattattatatttaaatatttaaataaaatttatatattctaattaaatttaataaataattaatattaattgcttaaaaatatttaaaattaatattatatattaaaatattaacaataagttataataaattattttttatatttttactaaaatatcataatattaactaatttgaacattatttaaatatatatttgttactttataatatcatgtctaaaatggacattttattcttaaaaagtactttttgacaataatacaaaacactcaaatttttaaaagcaatgcaatgaagaactggccctcTGGCCCTCAGACAATCAGCCAGGATCTAGCAATGCTACGTTAGGAACATCAAAAGATGCAATGGTCATTTCAGAACCGGAACCTGGGGAACTCAACAGAGACGCCTGTGGCACCAAAGTTGGCACAAAGGCGAAAAACAATGTACTCCAAGGAAGTTCCGGTGGAGCAAATGGAGAATTGGCTGTTTCTCCCAAAGTTTCAAGCACCAAAACTGGAACATCATCCGTTCAAATGCTATAATTTGATATTTCAATGGTGAAGAACAGCAAGCATCTAGCAGATCTTGGAAGCTCTATCCAGGATGGTCGGAAAGACAAGCCATTTCCAAGTGACTCAAAAAGGCAGTGCCGCTCACTGGCCTCTACAGACCAAGCCAGGGAAGTAGACTCATTTCTTGGCTTTCAGAGTGTTTTTTCATTTCTCTGATTTCTTTTTACCTTTCAGCACTACAAAATTGGCAGTTGCGTTTTTctaatttctcaatttcatcgGAAATTTTGTAGTATTTCATTGCTCTTTCTGTCTTCATTTTCTTTAATAGGACAGAAGACTGATAAATGAAATTTGGCTGAATCCTGGTAATCGCGTTTTGGTCGTGTTAATATAGTCAAGAACAGGCTAAAGTTCAGTAATTTTAATCAAgcactagaaaaaaaaaagtacttaAATAAACTGAGTTTGTCTTTTATATACATTGACTcttgtttccaaaattttgttTCTGTGCAAAATTTGAAGACAGTAATGGTAGGCAAACACATCTGCTTAAAAATTGTTTGAATCTGCAGAGAAACTTCGGCAAAGTCCATCAGCCTTTTGACAAATACAAAGCACACATTGTTTATATTAACATGGGTATGACTGAGGGAACCATTTTGACAACAGGTAATGCTTGGTATTTACTATTAAAGTAAATATGCCGTAGCATGGTATATGCATGAATGCCAGCAAACAATACCTGCCAAAAAAggggggaaaagaaaaagaatgagagaAGCTTAACATAATTAGATACCTGAACTATACATCTTTTAACATTTTGTACCTAAAACAAAAAATCAACAATCACTTAGCAGATTATCCCAAAGGACTAATTCTGTAAAATACTGATGTGAATGCCATGAAGTATAGTTGACAACATTTGAACCATTTAAAAGTTCATTTAGAAGTAGAACTTTGAATAGAAAGAGATGTACCATAATGGAGCACTAGGTGACGACAAATCAAGAAATGGATATGGCCACCTGTAACAGAGAATTATCACAGGTCTTGGATAAGAAAGTTTTGTGCGTTATTTTGAACGATAATAGTAAAACCGACATTACCAGATCGAGACACGGGCATGAACAATCCACTGGAAAATAACAAAAGCACCCGTCCATAAGATGAAGTAAGAAATTCGAAACCAAGGGAACCGCTGGAAGGTAGTTGATAGATATACACAATTCAATGTTATTATGATGAAAAGAAAAGCGGTATCAGTTAAACAAGAttgaaaaacaacaaatattttaCCAGGCTATTCAAGGCTGTATCACCGAGAAGTAGGATGACATTGAGTGTATGCATGTTCACGGTCATCTGAAATACAGAGATGAGTTGTCTTAGTAGACTACAAGCAAGGAAGAAATACAAAACAAGTTCAAGTTGAAACATCAACCAACAGTTTTGATATAagtattattagaaaaataatgtaccaaaaaaaagtattattagaaaaaatagaatgaatggaTCTTCTTTAACTGGAGATGAGGAGATATAGAGAAATGGCTATGAAATCGTCCTCTAAACTTGTGTTACTTGGATTTTATTGCTAGTGTCAGACACGTGTACGTGTCTGATTGTATTTGGAGGGTCTTTGAAGGATGATATCCTTATACCCATGTTTGGATATGCATTGAATATGGGTATTTCGAGAAAAAAATGAAGAGATGGAACAGCTTAGTATGATTCTATGAACTTGAACTACATGATGTGATGATCATTTCTAAACTTTGGATGTGATTGAATTCCTATTATAATGCAGGCAAGATCTTGAAAACAATAACCAGATGAACAAAGAGATA
Protein-coding sequences here:
- the LOC121218278 gene encoding uncharacterized protein, which produces MFFQQRYYMVYIHTSNSFVTNLIIVNFVFLAVFAIHFSDHIIDTSSNTVSPSVVSVTDNKSGRYTRAITTLPVFKVPTAEISAQSRADSSPASDTSALDSSSNGVLGYTSISPIGTLTPIVEQQRPTSVNCHPMMTRSKMGFYKPKAYMVMISNVEP
- the LOC107901299 gene encoding serine/threonine-protein phosphatase 2A 55 kDa regulatory subunit B beta isoform isoform X2; the protein is MNQVHFYENFVLCSSVGSLFLFSTTGFFFSHSKPTFRRPSSLFLWQEENVTSQETNLVARCRRVYGHAHDYHINSISNNSDGETFISADDLRINLWNLEISNQSFNIVDVKPANMEDLTENLHGRESDDNDDDDDDGDDDGESNNSSGFEMELTRDAIAFSLMNSL
- the LOC107901299 gene encoding serine/threonine protein phosphatase 2A 55 kDa regulatory subunit B beta isoform isoform X1, encoding MNQVHFYENFVLCSSVGSLFLFSTTGFFFSHSKPTFRRPSSLFLWQEENVTSQETNLVARCRRVYGHAHDYHINSISNNSDGETFISADDLRINLWNLEISNQSFNIVDVKPANMEDLTEVITSVQFHPTHCNMLAYSSSKGSIRLIDLRQSALCDSHAKLQLVYRF